DNA sequence from the Caulobacter segnis genome:
CGGGTTCGATCCTGGGCGACATGCGAAATCCTCCATGCTACAAAATTTGTATCATGCGAGATCGTGAAAGCGCTACAAAAAATGAAGCACCCCTTCCTGGGCGCGTCGTACGGGGTTCAGAGACCGGCCGGCCGATCATGGCGGCGCTGGACCTGCTGGGCCGCCGCGGGGCGCTCAGGGTCGTCTGGGAACTGCGCGAGGGCCGGATCCTGACCTTCCGCGCCCTGCAGGCGGCGGCCGAGCTGCCGCCCGGGACCCTCAACGCGCGCCTGGCCGAACTGCGCGCCGCCGACGTGGTCGCGGCGGAGGACGGTTACCGGCTCAGCCCGCGCGGAGCGGACTTGATCTCGGCGCTCTGGCCTCTGCTAAGGTGGTCGGAGGAATGGGCTGACGCGCTAGGAAGTTGAGCATGGCCAAGGTGCTGGGTCTGGGCGGGATTTTCTTCAAGGCCGAGGATCCGAAGGCGGTGCGCGACTGGTACGCGCGGGTGCTGGGGTTCGACGTTCACGACTGGGGCGGGGCGATGTTCAAGCAGCCGAAGAGCACGACCAACTGGTCGCCGTTCGCCGCCGACACCCAGTATTTCGCGCCGTCGTCCGCGCCGTTCAT
Encoded proteins:
- a CDS encoding VOC family protein, with protein sequence MAKVLGLGGIFFKAEDPKAVRDWYARVLGFDVHDWGGAMFKQPKSTTNWSPFAADTQYFAPSSAPFMINFIVDDIDGVLAKAAAEGVEPLGQQDEGGMGRFAWLLDPAGVKIELWEPARGDPEA
- a CDS encoding winged helix-turn-helix transcriptional regulator, with protein sequence MAALDLLGRRGALRVVWELREGRILTFRALQAAAELPPGTLNARLAELRAADVVAAEDGYRLSPRGADLISALWPLLRWSEEWADALGS